A DNA window from Suncus etruscus isolate mSunEtr1 chromosome 8, mSunEtr1.pri.cur, whole genome shotgun sequence contains the following coding sequences:
- the LOC126015520 gene encoding olfactory receptor 10-like produces MESLNTSFGEGFIMLGFSDWPQLEPILFVFILISYSLTLLGNTSIIVLSILDPQLHTPMYFFLCHLSFLDLCYTTCTVPQLLINLLGLDRTITYGRCVAQLFITLALGSIECVLLVAMAFDRYAAVCRPLHYTTVMHPQLCHFLATISWLGGFMNSVIQTSLMMAMPLCGVRLMNHFFCEMPAFLKLACEDKDGTEAKMFVARAIILIVPATLILGSYVLIVQAVLSVKSMTGRRKAFGTCGSHLLVVSLFYGSAIYAYLQPKSSYSESKGKFAALFYTIISPMLNPLIYTLRNKDVKEALRKFLKVGRVSG; encoded by the coding sequence ATGGAAAGTTTGAATACGAGCTTTGGGGAAGGCTTCATTATGTTGGGCTTCTCAGATTGGCCTCAGCTGGAACCGATcctctttgtctttattttaatttcctactCCCTAACTCTCCTTGGCAACACCAGCATCATTGTTCTCTCTATCCTGGACCCTCAGCTGCACACACCTATGTACTTTTTCCTGTGCCACCTCTCCTTCCTAGACCTCTGTTATACCACATGCACTGTGCCCCAGCTTCTGATCAACCTGCTTGGACTCGACAGGACCATCACCTATGGAAGGTGCGTGGCTCAGCTCTTCATTACCCTAGCCTTGGGCTCCATCGAATGTGTGCTTCTGGTGGCGATGGCCTTCGACCGCTATGCTGCTGTTTGCCGTCCACTCCATTACACAACTGTTATGCACCCCCAGCTCTGTCACTTCCTGGCTACCATCTCCTGGTTGGGAGGCTTCATGAATTCTGTGATTCAGACCAGCCTCATGATGGCCATGCCACTCTGTGGTGTCCGTCTCATGAACCACTTCTTCTGTGAGATGCCTGCTTTTCTGAAGCTGGCTTGTGAGGATAAGGATGGGACAGAGGCCAAGATGTTTGTGGCCCGCGCCATAATCTTGATTGTTCCTGCAACACTGATTCTAGGCTCCTACGTGCTCATTGTTCAGGCGGTGTTAAGTGTCAAATCAATGACAGGGAGAAGAAAAGCTTTTGGAACGTGTGGATCCCACCTCCTCGTGGTTTCCCTTTTTTATGGCTCGGCCATATATGCATATCTCCAACCCAAAAGTAGTTATTCTGAAAGCAAGGGAAAGTTCGCTGCCCTTTTTTATACCATAATTTCGCCCATGCTCAATCCTCTGATTTATACCCTAAGGAACAAGGATGTCAAGGAGGCATTGCGGAAATTTCTGAAAGTAGGCAGAGTCTCAGGCTAG